One Kribbella sp. NBC_00662 genomic region harbors:
- a CDS encoding carbohydrate ABC transporter permease, which produces MAIHTAVRRAEVPPEVRRNRRRRTLEGWLFALPLVFGIVAFQAAPIVVSMYTSFTSWDGFNSPRLVGGRNYVDLIANDPIFLQVVRNTIVFTVLGVPVTVVLALVLALLGNLKVPGTAFLRMAFFTPYVMNVVAIGFVWYYIFGPTNGLINQFLRTLHITGPAWLADSAWVIPAVVVVSAWQGVGYPMMILLAGLQGIPEEMYEAARIDGASAWSRLWRITLPLLTPQIFFVTISQFIASFQVFGLIYVLTKGGPGYSSSVYIFYLWQVAFQQGKFGYAAAMAWLIVALIAVLTWIQWKLQKKWVFYD; this is translated from the coding sequence ATGGCGATTCACACCGCGGTGCGGCGTGCTGAGGTTCCGCCGGAGGTCCGGCGGAACCGGCGCCGCCGTACCCTCGAAGGTTGGCTGTTCGCACTGCCGCTCGTGTTCGGCATCGTGGCCTTCCAGGCTGCGCCGATCGTCGTGTCGATGTACACCTCGTTCACGAGCTGGGACGGGTTCAACTCGCCCCGGCTCGTCGGCGGCCGCAACTACGTCGATCTGATCGCGAACGACCCCATCTTCCTCCAGGTGGTCCGCAACACCATCGTCTTCACGGTCCTGGGTGTGCCGGTGACGGTCGTTCTGGCGCTCGTGCTCGCGCTGCTCGGGAACCTGAAGGTCCCGGGTACGGCGTTCCTGCGCATGGCGTTCTTCACCCCGTACGTCATGAACGTCGTGGCGATCGGGTTCGTCTGGTACTACATCTTTGGTCCGACCAACGGATTGATCAATCAGTTCCTGCGGACCTTGCACATCACCGGGCCGGCCTGGCTCGCCGACTCCGCCTGGGTGATCCCGGCGGTGGTGGTGGTCAGCGCCTGGCAGGGCGTCGGATATCCGATGATGATCCTGCTCGCCGGCCTGCAGGGGATCCCGGAGGAGATGTACGAGGCTGCGCGGATCGACGGAGCCTCTGCCTGGTCACGGTTGTGGCGGATCACCTTGCCGTTGCTGACGCCGCAGATCTTCTTCGTCACGATCTCCCAGTTCATCGCATCGTTCCAGGTGTTCGGGTTGATCTACGTCCTGACCAAAGGCGGCCCCGGCTATTCGAGCAGCGTCTACATCTTCTATCTGTGGCAGGTCGCCTTCCAGCAGGGCAAGTTCGGTTACGCAGCGGCCATGGCCTGGCTGATCGTCGCGCTCATCGCCGTACTGACGTGGATCCAGTGGAAGCTGCAGAAGAAGTGGGTGTTCTATGACTGA